In one window of Rathayibacter caricis DSM 15933 DNA:
- a CDS encoding alpha/beta hydrolase, producing the protein MNALLGLSLSSGPLVVTVYAVAALAFAALVVAYARSRPEGRVRRAAVIAAVLLVGVVGGASLAALLDGADGPLGVDLTPVTRLWTGLALGGLGVALVVLVHALRHRRVRRALASVGVAVLVVATAAMTVNLDFGQYPTLRSALGLSAYPVVGALPAVADGSRTPFSDWTAPAGMPAVGTVQSIPIPATVSGFRARDAVVYLPPAALTADPPLLPVMVMLSGQPGSPSDPLSTEKLQQALDAYAADHAGLAPIVVSPDQLGDPTANPMCVDSPLGNSATYLTVDVPAWIRAHLPVLPDPADWAIGGLSQGGTCAIQLGAAHPELFGGIIDASGELAPSLGDEATTIREGFGGSASAYEAAKPASILAAHAPYSDTVAVFGVGADDTAFRAGVQTLHAAATAAGMRTSYLEVPDSAHDATAWSAVFDEGLRVLTARWELVPAS; encoded by the coding sequence ATGAACGCACTCCTCGGGCTGAGCCTCTCCTCCGGGCCCCTCGTCGTGACCGTCTACGCGGTCGCGGCCCTCGCCTTCGCCGCGCTCGTCGTCGCGTACGCCCGCTCGCGCCCGGAGGGACGCGTCCGGCGCGCGGCGGTCATCGCGGCCGTGCTCCTCGTCGGCGTCGTGGGCGGGGCCTCGCTCGCCGCCCTGCTCGACGGCGCGGACGGCCCCCTCGGCGTCGACCTGACACCCGTCACGCGGCTCTGGACGGGACTCGCGCTCGGCGGCCTCGGCGTCGCGCTCGTCGTCCTGGTGCACGCCCTCCGGCACCGGCGCGTGCGACGCGCCCTCGCGTCCGTCGGGGTCGCCGTGCTCGTCGTCGCCACCGCCGCGATGACCGTCAACCTCGACTTCGGCCAGTACCCGACGCTGCGCAGCGCCCTCGGACTCAGCGCCTACCCCGTGGTCGGGGCGCTCCCCGCCGTCGCCGACGGCAGCCGCACCCCGTTCTCCGACTGGACCGCGCCCGCCGGCATGCCGGCCGTCGGCACGGTGCAGTCGATCCCGATCCCGGCCACCGTCTCGGGCTTCCGCGCCCGTGACGCCGTGGTCTACCTCCCGCCGGCCGCCCTCACGGCGGACCCGCCGCTGCTGCCCGTGATGGTGATGCTGTCCGGTCAGCCGGGCTCCCCCTCCGACCCTCTGTCGACCGAGAAGCTGCAGCAGGCCCTCGACGCCTACGCGGCGGACCACGCGGGTCTGGCGCCCATCGTCGTCTCGCCCGATCAGCTCGGCGACCCGACCGCGAACCCGATGTGCGTCGACTCGCCGCTGGGGAACTCCGCGACCTACCTCACGGTCGACGTCCCGGCCTGGATCCGCGCGCACCTGCCCGTCCTGCCGGATCCGGCCGACTGGGCGATCGGCGGGCTGTCGCAGGGCGGCACCTGCGCGATCCAGCTCGGCGCCGCGCATCCCGAGCTCTTCGGCGGCATCATCGACGCCTCGGGCGAGCTGGCACCGAGCCTGGGCGACGAGGCGACGACGATCCGCGAGGGCTTCGGAGGCAGCGCGAGCGCCTACGAGGCGGCGAAGCCTGCGAGCATCCTCGCCGCGCACGCCCCCTACTCCGACACGGTCGCGGTGTTCGGAGTGGGTGCCGACGACACCGCGTTCCGCGCCGGGGTGCAGACGCTGCACGCCGCCGCCACGGCCGCCGGCATGCGGACCTCGTACCTCGAGGTGCCCGACAGTGCGCACGACGCGACCGCCTGGTCGGCCGTCTTCGACGAGGGCCTGCGGGTCCTCACGGCGCGCTGGGAGCTCGTGCCGGCGTCCTGA